A single window of Nocardia sp. NBC_01327 DNA harbors:
- a CDS encoding circularly permuted type 2 ATP-grasp protein yields MTPAAAARSAAAAHHSNGRVETDDAAVGVFAGYRPGRYARAYDEMFDPTGRARAPYKGIYAALATIDASDLAARAEALARAFVDQGITFSLSGQERPFPLDLVPRVIAATEWTKLERGIKQRVRALEAFLADVYGEQTILRDQVIPKRLVTSCAHFHREATGLVPPNGVRIHVAGIDVIRDEHGDFRVLEDNLRSPSGVSYVMENRRTMARVFPDLFASHRVRAVGDYPSQLLRALRAAAAPNEADPTVVVLTPGVYNSAYFEHSLLARQMGVELVEGRDLFCRDSTVYMRTTAGERQVDVIYRRIDDTFLDPMQFRPDSMLGVAGVLNAARAGTVVLANAVGNGVGDDKLVYTYVPAFIEYYLGEKPILPNVDSYRCWEPDERDEVLDRVAELVVKPVEGSGGYGIVIGPDASQKELDAVRRKVRADPRGWIAQPVVQLSTVPSKIGGRLAPRHVDLRPFAVNDGDDIWVLPGGLTRVALPDGSLVVNSSQGGGSKDTWVLAPRTSVEERELAGTQLVSEQHISRDREQSREPSPTRASQQQQ; encoded by the coding sequence ATGACCCCCGCTGCAGCCGCACGATCGGCCGCGGCCGCTCACCATTCGAACGGCCGCGTCGAGACCGACGATGCGGCGGTGGGTGTCTTCGCGGGATACCGACCCGGCCGCTACGCCCGGGCTTATGACGAAATGTTCGATCCCACGGGACGGGCGCGCGCTCCCTACAAGGGCATCTATGCCGCGCTGGCCACCATCGACGCATCGGATCTGGCGGCCAGGGCCGAGGCGCTGGCCCGTGCCTTCGTGGACCAGGGCATCACCTTCTCGCTGTCCGGTCAGGAGCGGCCGTTCCCGCTCGATCTGGTGCCCCGAGTAATAGCCGCCACCGAGTGGACCAAACTCGAGCGCGGCATCAAACAGCGCGTGCGGGCGCTCGAGGCCTTCCTGGCCGATGTGTACGGCGAGCAGACCATCCTGCGCGATCAGGTCATCCCCAAACGGCTCGTCACCTCGTGCGCGCATTTCCACCGCGAGGCCACCGGCCTGGTGCCGCCCAACGGTGTGCGCATTCATGTCGCCGGCATCGATGTGATCCGCGACGAACACGGCGATTTCCGTGTGCTGGAAGACAATCTGCGCTCGCCGTCCGGGGTGTCGTATGTGATGGAGAATCGCCGCACCATGGCGCGCGTGTTCCCCGATCTGTTCGCCTCCCATCGGGTGCGGGCCGTCGGCGACTATCCCAGCCAGCTGCTGCGCGCCCTGCGCGCGGCCGCCGCGCCCAATGAAGCCGATCCGACCGTGGTGGTGCTCACCCCCGGCGTCTACAACTCCGCCTATTTCGAACATTCGCTGCTGGCCCGCCAGATGGGTGTCGAATTGGTCGAGGGCCGAGACCTGTTCTGCCGCGACAGCACCGTCTATATGCGCACTACCGCGGGGGAGCGGCAGGTCGATGTCATCTACCGCCGCATCGACGACACCTTCCTCGATCCCATGCAGTTCCGGCCGGATTCGATGCTGGGCGTCGCGGGTGTGCTGAATGCGGCGCGTGCGGGCACGGTGGTGCTGGCCAATGCGGTCGGCAACGGTGTCGGCGACGACAAACTCGTCTACACCTATGTGCCCGCGTTCATCGAGTACTACCTGGGCGAGAAACCGATTCTGCCCAATGTGGATTCGTATCGCTGCTGGGAGCCGGACGAGCGCGACGAGGTGCTCGACCGGGTCGCCGAACTGGTGGTGAAACCGGTGGAGGGTTCCGGCGGCTACGGCATTGTCATCGGCCCCGACGCCAGCCAGAAGGAATTGGATGCCGTGCGCCGAAAAGTGCGCGCCGATCCGCGCGGTTGGATCGCCCAGCCGGTAGTCCAATTGTCCACGGTGCCAAGCAAAATCGGTGGCCGACTAGCGCCGAGGCATGTGGATCTGCGCCCCTTCGCGGTCAATGACGGCGACGATATCTGGGTACTGCCGGGCGGTTTGACCCGTGTGGCACTGCCCGACGGTTCCCTGGTGGTGAATTCCAGCCAGGGCGGCGGCAGTAAGGACACCTGGGTCCTGGCCCCGAGAACCTCTGTGGAAGAACGCGAACTGGCAGGCACGCAGCTGGTGAGCGAACAGCACATCTCGCGTGATCGTGAGCAGTCGCGAGAACCCTCGCCCACTCGGGCAAGTCAACAACAGCAATAG
- a CDS encoding alpha-E domain-containing protein: MLARNAESLFWIGRYVERAEYTARILDVAVHQLLEEATVDPDRTSRVLLRVLGIETPEEELDVWSVTELVAFGREHDGSIVDSVSRARENARGAREVASTEMWECLNSTYNGLAAAERAARALGPHEFCHYITDRAAMFAGLSDSTLSRDDGYRFLLLGRSIERVDMTVRLLLSRAGDRTSSPAWVTVLRSAGAHDPYLRTQRGVLDANQIAEFILLDRLFPRSVFHSLRVAETCLQELDQRPNSRFAARQEAHRLLGRARSELEFLPAAVLLEDLPARLLWLQETCREVGEAVALQYFHAETWVAWTGLHGRNGALVEETI; this comes from the coding sequence ATGCTGGCGCGCAATGCCGAATCTCTCTTCTGGATCGGTCGTTACGTCGAACGCGCCGAGTACACGGCGCGCATCCTGGATGTGGCGGTGCATCAATTGCTCGAGGAGGCGACGGTCGACCCGGATCGAACATCCCGGGTGCTGTTGCGGGTACTCGGGATCGAAACTCCGGAAGAGGAACTCGATGTGTGGTCGGTGACCGAGCTGGTCGCCTTCGGCCGGGAGCATGACGGCTCCATTGTCGATTCCGTCAGCCGGGCCCGCGAGAATGCCAGGGGTGCAAGGGAAGTCGCCTCGACCGAAATGTGGGAATGTCTAAATTCCACCTATAACGGCCTGGCCGCGGCCGAACGAGCCGCGCGGGCGCTCGGCCCGCACGAGTTCTGCCACTACATCACCGATCGCGCGGCCATGTTCGCCGGACTTTCCGATTCGACGCTGAGCCGCGACGACGGTTATCGATTCCTGCTCCTGGGCCGTTCCATCGAGCGCGTCGATATGACTGTGCGCCTATTGCTTTCGCGTGCGGGCGACCGCACCTCCTCCCCGGCCTGGGTGACCGTGCTGCGGTCCGCCGGTGCGCACGATCCGTATCTGCGCACCCAGCGCGGTGTGCTCGACGCCAATCAGATCGCCGAATTCATCCTGCTGGACCGGCTTTTCCCGCGTTCGGTCTTCCATTCCCTGCGAGTCGCGGAAACCTGTCTGCAGGAACTGGATCAGCGCCCCAACAGCCGATTCGCGGCCCGGCAGGAAGCGCATCGACTACTCGGCCGGGCTCGCAGCGAACTGGAGTTCCTGCCGGCCGCCGTACTGCTCGAGGATCTGCCCGCCCGGCTGCTGTGGTTGCAGGAGACCTGCCGGGAAGTCGGGGAAGCGGTGGCGCTGCAGTACTTTCACGCCGAAACCTGGGTGGCCTGGACCGGTCTGCACGGCCGCAACGGCGCCCTGGTGGAGGAGACGATATGA
- a CDS encoding transglutaminase family protein: MSWRMRVVHTTGYVYDAPVSRSFNEARLTPRADSRQNVILNRVETVPSTRSFRYVDYWGTAVTAFDLHAPHSELEITSASVVETEPFAGPAEELSWEELRGDDIVDRFDELLSPTGYVPRERRLSPIARQLSRGVPPAKAVVRAAEWVHQEMTYLAGSTSVHTSAVQAFAERQGVCQDYAHLTLLLLRTMGIPSRYVSGYLHPDPAAEVGNTVAGQMHAWVEAWTGQWWGYDPTNNIPVTEQHVSVGVGRDYADVPPLKGIFSGSGSTDLEVVVEITRLA; the protein is encoded by the coding sequence ATGAGCTGGCGGATGCGGGTGGTGCACACCACCGGTTATGTGTACGACGCGCCGGTCTCCCGCTCGTTCAACGAGGCGCGGCTCACCCCGCGCGCGGACAGCCGCCAGAACGTGATCCTGAACCGGGTGGAGACCGTGCCCTCGACCCGCTCCTTCCGCTATGTCGACTATTGGGGCACCGCGGTGACCGCCTTCGACCTGCACGCTCCGCACAGCGAATTGGAGATCACCAGCGCCTCCGTGGTGGAGACCGAACCGTTCGCGGGCCCCGCCGAGGAACTCTCATGGGAGGAGTTGCGCGGCGACGATATCGTCGACCGTTTCGACGAATTGCTCTCGCCCACCGGATATGTCCCGCGCGAGCGCCGGCTGTCCCCGATCGCGCGGCAGCTCTCGCGCGGTGTCCCGCCCGCCAAAGCCGTTGTGCGCGCGGCGGAATGGGTGCATCAGGAAATGACCTACCTGGCCGGGAGCACCTCCGTGCACACCTCGGCCGTACAGGCCTTCGCCGAAAGGCAAGGCGTATGCCAGGACTACGCGCACCTGACCCTGCTGCTGTTGCGGACCATGGGGATTCCCAGCCGATACGTCTCGGGCTATCTGCATCCCGATCCCGCCGCCGAGGTGGGCAATACCGTCGCCGGCCAGATGCACGCCTGGGTGGAGGCCTGGACGGGGCAGTGGTGGGGCTACGACCCGACCAATAATATCCCCGTCACGGAGCAACACGTGTCAGTCGGTGTCGGGCGTGATTACGCGGATGTGCCGCCTCTGAAAGGTATCTTCAGCGGGAGTGGCTCGACCGATCTCGAGGTGGTAGTGGAGATCACCAGGCTCGCATGA
- a CDS encoding aquaporin gives MSPTAQEVVEDLTELEEVSLARKLLAETFGTFVLVLGGVGTAVIAGDRVGALGVALAFGLTLLFLVYAIGPISGCHVNPAVTVGQLLLGRVTAGVAAAYWVAQVIGGLIGGAVIYAIAKNLPSYDRATNGLGANGWGAHSPSKVELGGIVTNGYGLAATITVEIILTALLVFVVLASTDQLSDVPLAGLSIGFTLAVIHLISIPIDNTSVNPARSLGVAFYQDGALAQVWVFLVFPLVGGVLGALVYSGIFGRSRNLVS, from the coding sequence ATGTCTCCTACAGCTCAGGAAGTCGTCGAGGATCTAACCGAGTTAGAAGAGGTTTCGCTGGCGCGGAAGCTGCTCGCCGAGACGTTCGGCACCTTTGTGCTGGTACTCGGCGGTGTCGGCACCGCGGTGATCGCGGGTGACCGGGTGGGCGCGCTCGGAGTCGCGCTGGCCTTCGGGTTGACCCTGCTCTTCCTGGTGTACGCCATCGGACCGATCTCCGGCTGCCATGTGAATCCGGCGGTCACCGTCGGACAGCTGCTGCTGGGCCGGGTCACCGCGGGTGTCGCCGCGGCCTACTGGGTGGCGCAGGTGATCGGCGGTCTGATCGGTGGCGCGGTGATCTACGCCATCGCCAAGAATCTGCCGTCCTACGACCGCGCCACCAACGGGCTCGGCGCCAATGGCTGGGGTGCGCACAGTCCCTCGAAGGTGGAGCTCGGCGGCATCGTCACCAATGGTTACGGCCTGGCCGCGACCATCACCGTCGAGATCATCCTGACCGCGCTGCTGGTGTTCGTGGTGCTGGCCTCCACCGATCAGCTCTCGGATGTGCCGCTGGCAGGTCTGTCGATCGGTTTCACGCTGGCCGTCATCCACCTGATCTCGATCCCGATCGACAACACCTCCGTCAACCCGGCGCGCAGCCTCGGTGTGGCCTTCTATCAGGACGGTGCGCTCGCGCAGGTGTGGGTCTTCCTCGTTTTCCCGCTGGTCGGCGGTGTCCTCGGCGCCCTCGTCTACAGCGGCATCTTCGGTCGCTCCCGCAACCTGGTGAGCTGA
- a CDS encoding type II toxin-antitoxin system PemK/MazF family toxin: MAGRWNALGKQLGIVAKEQGTHIVKQQAPKLFGRMQNSSMWGRALRAVAARPAPPVSVRPTSSAGVPSGERARMIVYSPQLDGRADPGEIVWTWVPYEEDPSNGKDRPVLVVGRERGTLLGLMLSSNEDHEHHHNWVGIGPGAWDHEGRSSWVRLDRVLDVPEDGIRREGAIVPRKIFDRVAHRLCAEYHWH, encoded by the coding sequence ATGGCCGGCAGGTGGAACGCTCTGGGGAAGCAGTTGGGGATCGTGGCAAAAGAGCAGGGCACGCATATCGTCAAGCAGCAGGCGCCCAAATTGTTCGGGCGGATGCAGAACTCCTCGATGTGGGGCCGGGCCCTGCGCGCGGTGGCCGCGCGGCCCGCACCACCGGTTTCGGTCCGGCCGACCTCCTCGGCCGGGGTGCCCTCGGGGGAACGCGCCCGGATGATCGTCTACAGCCCGCAATTGGACGGGCGTGCCGATCCGGGTGAAATCGTCTGGACCTGGGTGCCGTACGAGGAGGACCCCAGCAATGGCAAGGACCGGCCGGTGCTGGTCGTCGGCCGCGAGCGCGGCACGCTACTGGGACTGATGCTCTCCTCCAACGAAGACCATGAGCACCACCACAATTGGGTCGGCATCGGCCCCGGCGCCTGGGATCACGAGGGCCGGTCGAGCTGGGTGCGCCTGGATCGGGTGCTCGATGTCCCCGAGGACGGCATCCGCCGCGAGGGCGCCATCGTCCCCCGCAAGATCTTCGACCGGGTCGCGCACCGGCTGTGCGCCGAATACCACTGGCACTGA
- the lepA gene encoding translation elongation factor 4 codes for MTPISSFADTTFTDPSRIRNFCIIAHIDHGKSTLADRMLQLTGVVDPRQMRAQYLDRMDIERERGITIKAQNVRLPWVVDGEEFVLHLIDTPGHVDFTYEVSRALEACEGAILLVDAAQGIEAQTLANLYLAMDKDLTVIPVLNKIDLPAADPDRYAAEIAHIVGCEPDDVLRVSGKTGVGVAELLNKVIAEIPAPVGKDDAPARALIFDSVYDTYRGVITYVRVVDGRLTPRQKIKMMSTGATHELLEIGIVSPEPKPTVGLGVGEVGYLITGVKDVRQSKVGDTVTTMRDGATEPLTGYREPRPMVYSGLYPVDGSDYPDLRDALDKLQLNDAALTYEPETSVALGFGFRCGFLGLLHMEITRERLEREFNLDLISTAPNVIYRVVLEDGSEQVVTNPSYWPEGKVREIYEPITKCTVIAPSEFIGTIMELCQNRRGELLGMDYLSETRVEMRYTLPMAEIIFDFFDSLKSRTRGYASLDYEEVGEQAAALVKVDILLQGEAVDAFSAIMHKDSAQAYGHKMTSKLRELIPRQQFEVPIQAAIGSKVISRENIRAIRKDVLAKCYGGDISRKRKLLEKQKEGKKRMKTIGRVEVPQEAFVAALSTDSPSDSKTKK; via the coding sequence GTGACTCCGATTAGCAGTTTCGCCGATACGACGTTCACCGATCCGTCCCGGATCAGGAACTTCTGCATCATCGCGCACATCGACCACGGGAAATCGACCCTGGCCGACCGCATGCTGCAGCTCACCGGGGTGGTCGACCCGCGGCAGATGCGCGCCCAGTATCTGGACCGCATGGATATCGAGCGGGAACGCGGTATCACCATCAAGGCCCAGAACGTGCGCCTGCCGTGGGTGGTCGATGGTGAGGAATTCGTCCTGCACCTCATCGACACGCCCGGTCACGTGGACTTCACCTACGAGGTGTCGCGTGCGCTCGAGGCCTGCGAGGGTGCGATTCTGCTGGTCGACGCCGCACAGGGGATCGAGGCGCAGACGCTCGCCAACCTGTATCTGGCCATGGACAAGGACCTCACGGTCATCCCGGTGCTGAACAAGATCGACCTGCCTGCCGCGGATCCCGATCGCTATGCCGCCGAGATCGCGCACATCGTCGGCTGTGAGCCCGATGACGTGCTGCGGGTCTCCGGTAAGACCGGTGTCGGCGTGGCCGAACTGCTGAACAAGGTCATCGCGGAGATTCCGGCGCCCGTCGGCAAGGACGACGCGCCCGCCCGCGCACTGATCTTCGACTCGGTCTACGACACCTACCGCGGCGTCATCACGTATGTGCGTGTGGTCGACGGCAGGCTGACCCCGCGGCAGAAGATCAAGATGATGTCCACCGGCGCCACCCATGAGCTGCTGGAGATCGGCATCGTCTCGCCCGAGCCGAAGCCCACCGTGGGCCTGGGCGTCGGCGAGGTCGGTTACCTGATCACCGGTGTGAAGGATGTGCGGCAGTCGAAGGTCGGTGACACCGTCACGACCATGCGCGACGGCGCGACCGAGCCGCTGACCGGCTATCGCGAACCGCGGCCGATGGTCTACTCGGGTCTGTACCCGGTCGACGGCTCCGACTATCCGGACCTGCGCGATGCGCTCGACAAATTGCAGCTCAACGACGCCGCCCTCACCTATGAGCCGGAAACGTCTGTGGCACTTGGCTTCGGCTTCCGCTGCGGCTTCCTCGGACTGCTGCATATGGAGATCACCCGAGAGCGGCTCGAACGCGAGTTCAATCTGGATCTGATCTCCACCGCGCCCAATGTGATCTACCGCGTGGTGCTGGAGGACGGTTCCGAACAGGTTGTCACCAACCCCTCGTACTGGCCCGAGGGCAAGGTCCGCGAGATCTACGAGCCCATCACCAAGTGCACGGTGATCGCGCCCAGTGAATTCATCGGCACCATCATGGAGCTGTGCCAGAACCGCCGCGGCGAGCTGCTCGGTATGGACTACCTGTCCGAGACCCGCGTCGAGATGCGGTACACGCTGCCGATGGCGGAGATCATCTTCGACTTCTTCGATTCGCTGAAGTCGCGCACCCGCGGTTACGCCTCGCTCGACTACGAGGAGGTCGGCGAGCAGGCGGCCGCTCTGGTCAAGGTCGACATCCTGCTGCAGGGTGAGGCGGTGGACGCGTTCTCGGCCATCATGCACAAGGATTCGGCCCAGGCATACGGCCACAAGATGACCAGCAAGCTGCGCGAGCTCATTCCGCGTCAGCAGTTCGAGGTGCCGATCCAGGCGGCCATCGGCTCGAAGGTCATCTCGCGCGAGAACATTCGCGCCATCCGCAAGGACGTGCTCGCCAAGTGCTACGGCGGTGACATCAGCCGTAAGCGCAAGCTGCTGGAGAAGCAGAAGGAGGGCAAGAAGCGGATGAAGACCATCGGCCGCGTCGAGGTCCCGCAGGAAGCCTTCGTGGCGGCGCTGTCCACCGATTCGCCGTCGGACAGCAAGACCAAGAAGTAG